Proteins from a single region of Trichoderma asperellum chromosome 3, complete sequence:
- a CDS encoding uncharacterized protein (EggNog:ENOG41~TransMembrane:3 (i12-34o40-61i73-91o)) has product MEALELCRAHREALLIVVGFLSGIVIHVTIFIWSEWHLQAAQIFLQFCALYIASPILANVLQGSLAGEIFHAIVTWGYGYLAGLVTSILVYRTVLHPLTRAGYPGPWYAKVTKIWHVWAARNSKNHLVLDGLYKKYGAFVRTGPSEITIFHPDVFMAVDGPRSECAKAEWYDIIHPSMSLVTTRYKPLHAARRREWNSGFTTKALLEHEVKILKYVDKLDQCIEVDAKSGKVTDMRNLLLWFGFDIMGEFVFSKSFGMLETRKWHHIIVRLQRALSLLGPLTPVPWLVHIAFDLAPRVSVLKEWFDIIAWCQSQMRDRLAHGSSNQSQDLAYYLMEKDSEDQGAFESDKFLWAAGDSLLAIVAGSEPTAVALIAVLCELGKHPEHTDQIYEELKDVDVLDLKTLVNLPHLNAVIKEALRLHPALLTGGNRKTSASGLTIGGRFIPPHTTIVAPRYTIGRLEDCFERASEFIPERWTTRPEMVLNPAAYAPFGTGHHSCLGKTLALDTMKFVLARILKNYCFRAAPGDNNLSALETVRDQFTSNPGTLKLQFEIRTTPR; this is encoded by the exons ATGGAAGCACTTGAACTTTGCCGCGCCCACAGAGAAGCTCTTCTCATTGTCGTGGGCTTTTTATCGGGCATCGTTATCCAcgtcaccatcttcatctggaGTGAATGGCACCTCCAAGCCGCTCAAATATTTCTTCAATTTtgtgctttatatatagcatctCCGATATTAGCAAACGTTTTGCAAGGCTCGCTGGCGGGAGAGATCTTCCATGCAATCGTAACTTGGGGCTACGGGTACTTGGCTGGCCTTGTGACTAGCATTCTAGTGTATCGAACCGTTCTACATCCGTTAACCAGAGCTGGTTACCCGGGGCCATGGTATGCAAAAGTTACCAAAATATGGCATGTTTGGGCCGCCAGAAACTCGAAAAACCATCTTGTTCTTGATGGCTTGTACAAAAAGTACGGGGCATTTGTGAGGACAG GTCCATCCGAGATCACCATTTTTCATCCAGATGTTTTCATGGCAGTTGATGGGCCACGCTCCGAATGCGCTAAAGCAGAATGGTATGACATTATACATCCGAGCATGTCACTTGTCACAACGCGGTATAAACCACTCCATGCAGCACGTCGCCGTGAATGGAACAGCGGCTTTACAACAAAAG CACTTTTGGAGCATGAAGTCAAAATCCTCAAGTATGTCGATAAGCTTGACCAGTGTATCGAGGTTGATGCCAAATCAGGGAAAGTAACGGACATGcgaaatcttcttctctggttTGGCTTTGACATCATGGGCGAATTTGTTTTCAGCAAATCTTTTGGCATGCTGGAGACCCGGAAATGGCACCACATCATTGTCCGTTTACAGCGTGCTCTTTCTCTGCTGGGCCCATTAACCCCAGTGCCATGGCTCGTACACATAGCTTTCGATCTTGCCCCGCGGGTCAGTGTCCTGAAGGAGTGGTTTGATATAATAGCATGGTGTCAATCACAAATGAGGGACAGACTCGCACATGGCAGCTCTAACCAATCGCAAGATTTGGCGTACTACCTGATGGAGAAAGACTCCGAAGACCAAGGAGCTTTTGAGAGCGACAAATTTCTCTGGGCGGCGGGAGATAGCTTACTAGCCATTGTGGCTGGAAG TGAGCCTACCGCAGTTGCTCTAATTGCCGTACTCTGTGAGCTCGGCAAACACCCAGAGCACACGGATCAGATTTACGAAGAACTTAAAGATGTGGATGTCCTGGATCTCAAGACTCTCGTCAACCTTCCGCATCTCAATGCTGTTATAAAGGAAGCACTGCGTTTGCATCCCGCACTTCTAACAGGCGGCAATCGAAAGACGTCTGCCAGTGGCCTTACCATTGGCGGGAGGTTCATCCCTCCTCATACTACTATTGTTGCTCCCCGATATACAATTGGAAGAC TCGAGGACTGTTTTGAGCGGGCCTCTGAGTTTATCCCTGAGCGCTGGACCACTCGTCCCGAAATGGTTCTTAACCCGGCGGCCTATGCACCATTTGGCACTGGCCACCACAGTTGCCTTGGGAAAACCCTGGCTCTGGACACCATGAAGTTCGTGTTGGCAAGGATCTTGAAGAACTATTGTTTCCGCGCTGCACCAGGGGACAATAACCTGAGTGCCCTGGAAACGGTGAGAGATCAATTTACATCTAATCCAGGTACCTTGAAATTACAATTTGAGATAAGGACTACCCCTAGATAG
- a CDS encoding uncharacterized protein (EggNog:ENOG41) — protein MQPPLPSATPTWRNDTYATISPSRPELSASGKTVVITGAGTGIGRETAVAFAAAGAAHVALLGRNSESLKQTASALPSSVSSSSHVVDVTQEDALAQVAKAIGKWDVLVLGAGYVSSPSTIAASDFKEFWQSFETNTKGTYASLHAFLPTANATQASVVALTTGTTALPASMVPGLSAYMSSKLAQTKLIEFLALEHSNLFAATLHPGMVETTIFTKSGASADSLPMDKVQLPAHFIVWLTSPEGSFLNGRSVWANWDVDELKAKKDSIQQSQLFTAGINGWPFAP, from the exons ATGCAACCTCCATTGCCCTCTGCGACGCCAACTTGGCGCAATGATACGTATGCAACTATTTCACCCTCACGGCCTGAGCTCAGCGCTTCCGGGAAAACAGTTGTTATCACTGGCGCA GGTACCGGCATTGGACGAGAAACCGCCGTAGCATTTGCAGCTGCCGGAGCTGCGCACGTTGCTTTGCTGGGACGAAACAGTGAGTCGCTGAAGCAGACAGCCTCCGCATTGCCCTCTTCCGTCTCGAGTTCGTCCCATGTGGTCGATGTCACGCAGGAGGATGCTTTGGCTCAGGTGGCCAAGGCAATTGGAAAATGGGATGTGCTTGTCCTAGGTGCCGGCTATGTGTCTTCGCCGTCTACTATCGCTGCCTCTGACTTCAAAGAGTTCTGGCAGAGCTTCGAG ACTAACACAAAGGGAACTTATGCATCGCTTCATGCTTTCTTGCCCACGGCCAACGCTACCCAAGCATCGGTTGTGGCGCTGACCACGGGCACCACGGCCCTTCCAGCTTCCATGGTTCCGGGCCTATCCGCTTACATGTCTTCGAAACTCGCACAGACAAAGCTTATTGAGTTCTTGGCTCTCGAACACTCCAATCTATTTGCCGCGACCCTGCATCCAGGAATGGTCGAGACTACAATCTTTACCAAAAGCGGCGCTTCAGCAGACAGCCTGCCAATGGACAAAG TTCAACTTCCGGCGCACTTCATTGTCTGGCTGACAAGCCCTGAGGGGTCCTTCCTAAACGGTCGGTCGGTCTGGGCGAACTGGGATGTAGATGAGCTCAAGGCAAAGAAAGACTCTATTCAACAGAGTCAACTCTTTACTGCTGGTATCAACGGTTGGCCATTTGCTCCATAA
- a CDS encoding uncharacterized protein (EggNog:ENOG41~TransMembrane:7 (o6-31i43-65o85-110i122-142o162-187i199-218o238-262i)), whose amino-acid sequence MSAGGRGIHLLIWLCVFTVVCIVIISLRFWAAAIARRRIFPDDAMIVFALANTIALEGVVIWAIFNGLGKHTTELNSYEFGVQFKLILASGVTWLLGTVFIKFSVLWLYTRVFSTKEFKRQAHIMMGVVGCYGIAFFVLFMTQCRPIDQQWNPHPGGSCRDLVIQELTSVSLNMIIDIIIVFLPLPVLWNLQLATRSKLVVSVMFSIGLITIGVMAWRLQFTIATLHDADFVFNLYDIGLISLLELWLGVIAACIPTLGPLLKSYVKPALTKLTSPSDRATRSQSANASKVDSKTGLHSKKHYSQIEDGFDSGFSQLNGMELASVTTKIESGPGIKAMTDTRGVIYVQHEIEAK is encoded by the exons ATGTCCGCTGGCGGGAGAGGAATACATCTCTTGATATGGCTGTGTGTGTTTACGGTGGTATGCATAGTGATCATATCGCTGCGTTtctgggcggcggcgattGCTAGACGCAGAATATTTCCTGACGATGCCATGATTGTATTCGCTCTT GCCAATACCATCGCATTGGAAGGGGTTGTCATTTGGGCCATCTTTAATGGGCTAGGCAAGCATACGACCGAGCTTAATTCGTATGAATTCGGAGTCCAGTTCAAG CTTATCCTCGCCAGTGGAGTAACATGGCTTCTTGGTACGgtctttattaagttttcgGTTCTCTGGCTATATACGAGGGTCTTCAGCACAAAAGAATTCAAGAGACAGGCGCATATAATGATGGGGGTTGTTGGCTGCTACGGCATTGCCTTTTTTGTCCTATTCATGACACAGTGCCGACCTATAGACCAGCAATGGAACCCGCACCCGGGAGGATCATGCCGTGATCTCGTTATCCAAGAGCTGACTTCGGTGTCACTAAACATGATTATCGACATTATAATTGTATTTCTACCTCTGCCGGTCCTCTGGAACCTTCAGCTGGCGACACGATCGAAGTTGGTGGTTTCTGTCATGTTTAGCATCGGTCTCAT CACTATTGGTGTTATGGCATGGCGACTACAATTCACCATTGCGACTCTCCACGATGCCGACTTCGTCTTCAATCTCTACGACATTGGATTGATCAGTCTCCTCGAGTTATGGCTTGGAGTGATTGCTGCCTGCATTCCCACTCTTGGGCCGCTTCTCAAAAGTTATGTTAAACCGGCTCTCACGAAATTAACGAGCCCATCCGATCGAGCTACTCGCAGCCAGAGTGCAAATGCATCCAAAGTCGACAGCAAGACTGGGCTTCACAGCAAGAAACATTATAGCCAGATTGAAGACGGCTTCGATAGCGGGTTTAGCCAGTTGAATGGAATGGAACTCGCATCCGTAACTACGAAAATCGAATCTGGGCCGGGGATCAAGGCTATGACAGACACGCGGGGCGTGATTTATGTCCAACATGAAATCGAAGCAAAGTAA
- a CDS encoding uncharacterized protein (EggNog:ENOG41) yields MSNQPWLVTTTTSSYSLRWNDKGSGATRDGGFWHPKSEGDFRPLGSVGLPHWKDINGSHSSLLIKANPNATGALPPVTSPTGYTLIWKDEKSKADKDGSFWRPIAPNGYVALGDVARGGWSTPDISDVWCVRADLVKQGSFAAHSVWDDKKSGAKTDVSIWEIRSASRSDESGIDDSAAAEPIPADPRATYLGAIRASQNYNAPDSSFARVPAV; encoded by the coding sequence ATGTCTAATCAACCATGGCTTGTTACTACGACGACGTCGTCATACTCTCTCAGATGGAACGACAAAGGCAGTGGCGCTACTAGAGACGGTGGTTTTTGGCATCCCAAATCTGAAGGGGATTTCCGTCCTCTTGGTAGCGTTGGACTTCCACATTGGAAAGACATCAATGGTAGTCATTCATCACTGCTTATTAAAGCCAACCCAAACGCAACTGGGGCGCTGCCACCAGTCACCAGCCCGACTGGCTATACCCTGATCTGGAAGgacgagaagagcaaagccGACAAGGACGGATCGTTCTGGCGGCCTATTGCTCCAAATGGCTATGTGGCACTGGGAGATGTCGCCCGCGGGGGGTGGTCGACGCCTGACATCAGCGACGTCTGGTGCGTGCGCGCAGACCTTGTTAAGCAAGGTAGCTTCGCCGCTCATAGCGTCTGGGATGACAAGAAGTCCGGCGCCAAGACTGATGTGTCAATTTGGGAGATTCGATCTGCCTCTCGTTCCGATGAATCTGGCATCGACGActctgcggctgctgaaCCTATCCCAGCTGACCCTCGTGCTACGTATCTCGGCGCTATCCGCGCAAGCCAAAACTATAACGCTCCTGACTCCAGCTTTGCCCGCGTTCCTGCCGTGTAG
- a CDS encoding uncharacterized protein (EggNog:ENOG41~TransMembrane:12 (i50-67o91-113i120-140o146-169i181-203o215-236i286-306o318-341i348-370o376-397i409-431o437-460i)), whose translation MDTLKERNIKDDVSRVEGEVDTVDERMPETLRNLSSIEIKNLNDKLVRKMDLIILPTIGILYILNYIDRQNLAAAKLQGITDSLHMSTEQFATVVSILFVGYLPFQIPSNLLITKISRPGMYICCAVIIWGSISAATAAVKTYKQLLAVRTILGVAEAVFFPGAIYYLSAWYTKKELGKRIAALYIAQQVGNAFGGLFAAAVFQLDGVHGIRGWQWLFIIEGSATVGVGAICACVMPEFPHNSRILSQIERDLAVWRIESEAGAAEGTENETVVRGFAKALSDPKLLLLIFCNMLSQAQGSIANYFPTLVASLHFSSTISLLLTAPPYVLAGFVYYFLMFYSDRKNTVYPLIIICIAIACGMYIIPMVTLNVGARYFSMMILPFASVGPQLLLYKTINLHLARPVSKRAAASALVNAIGGTSNIWASYLYYQSPHFYAAFGTLMGCALLFAGTITFYRWLVLRENKRLDSGDQAEIAKVIKSGVTEEMVALNWRYEMY comes from the coding sequence ATGGATACTCTCAAAGAGCGCAATATCAAGGATGATGTGTCACGCGTAGAAGGCGAAGTCGACACCGTCGACGAGCGGATGCCAGAGACACTTCGCAACCTTAGCAGTATTGAGATCAAGAATCTCAACGACAAGCTAGTCCGCAAAATGGACCTCATCATTCTACCGACCATTGGGATACTATACATCCTGAATTATATTGATCGTCAAAACTTGGCCGCGGCCAAGCTGCAAGGCATTACTGACTCCCTTCACATGTCCACCGAACAGTTTGCTACGGTGGTTTCAATCCTCTTCGTCGGTTATTTGCCATTTCAGATTCCAAGCAATCTTCTTATCACCAAAATCTCCAGACCTGGGATGTATATCTGCTGTGCTGTGATCATCTGGGGATCTATCTCCGCTGCGACGGCGGCCGTCAAGACTTacaagcagcttcttgctgTGCGGACCATTCTGGGAGTTGCCGAGGCTGTCTTCTTTCCCGGTGCCATCTATTACCTCTCGGCCTGGTATACGAAAAAGGAGCTCGGGAAGCGCATCGCTGCCTTGTATATTGCGCAGCAAGTTGGCAACGCCTTCGGCGGGCtcttcgctgctgctgtttttcAGCTCGACGGAGTCCACGGCATTCGCGGTTGGCAGtggctcttcatcatcgaggGTAGTGCTACGGTTGGCGTTGGAGCGATCTGCGCATGTGTCATGCCCGAGTTCCCGCACAACAGCCGTATCCTCTCTCAGATTGAGAGGGACCTCGCTGTCTGGCGTATCGAGTCTGAAGCTGGTGCAGCAGAGGGCACAGAGAATGAGACTGTGGTGCGGGGCTTCGCCAAAGCTCTATCCGATCCCAAGCTATTGCTTCTCATCTTCTGTAACATGCTCTCGCAAGCCCAAGGATCCATCGCTAACTACTTCCCCACGCTTGTCGCGTCCCTGCACTTCTCCTCTACTATCAGCCTGCTTCTCACTGCACCGCCCTACGTTCTCGCTGGTTTTGTCTACTATTTTCTCATGTTCTACTCGGATCGCAAGAACACCGTATATCCCTTAATTATCATTTGCATCGCAATCGCGTGCGGCATGTACATTATTCCGATGGTTACTCTCAATGTTGGAGCCCGCTACTTCTCCATGATGATCCTGCCTTTTGCATCAGTTGGCCCTCAACTCCTCCTCTACAAGACAATCAATCTGCATCTCGCAAGACCGGTCTCCAAGCGCgcagctgcatctgctcTGGTCAACGCCATTGGCGGCACTTCCAACATCTGGGCCTCGTACTTGTACTACCAGTCTCCCCATTTCTATGCTGCGTTTGGTACCCTGATGGGCTGCGCCCTGTTATTCGCGGGCACCATTACATTCTACCGCTGGCTAGTTCTGCGCGAAAACAAACGTCTGGACTCAGGCGACCAGGCAGAGATTGCGAAGGTTATTAAGAGCGGAGTTACAGAGGAAATGGTAGCTCTGAACTGGCGCTATGAGATGTACTGA
- a CDS encoding uncharacterized protein (EggNog:ENOG41), with protein MRTFAYDRPAVKVPGLVFCAGQTATGEIRQATKTCLQNLKEVLELAGSSLEKVVKYNVYLADMKDFAAMNEAYIEFLPKPMPSRSCLQAVPPGDGTVIEIECIAQA; from the exons ATGAGAACATTCGCCTACGACC GCCCTGCAGTCAAGGTCCCCGGTCTAGTCTTTTGCGCTGGCCAAACAGCCACTGGAGAGATCAGACAGGCAACA AAAACCTGTCTACAGAATCTCAAAGAAGTTCTCGAACTTGCAGGATCGTCGCTTGAAAAGGTTGTCAAATACAATGTCTATCTTGCTGATATGAAGGATTTTGCCGCTATGAACGAGGCATACATTGAGTTCTTGCCCAAGCCGATGCCATCTCGCTCGTGCCTCCAGGCAGTTCCTCCAGGAGACGGGACAGTTATTGAGATTGAGTGTATCGCACAGGCTTGA
- a CDS encoding uncharacterized protein (EggNog:ENOG41), with translation MAPATPFHPPAADLTGKPFVPDWVPPPITKQNENFAKLKSIDLSLLDSDDPTVVDNLIQQVKVAIRDDGFLFLENYGITLEQLHRQFALAQYLYNNISEDDKERLLFSPETGVWSGYKHPYGFKRHRGPPDGIEQFNWYKPDWEDINRIPNCLHPFMDEIEAFCNYLTQSVNRRLLTVFSRVLELPDDYLWENVQSHGSPTGEGYFRHALFRPVRKETEEASKGLRMHGHTDFGLTTLLFSVPISCLQIWGRDEKWYYVPYKPGALVINIGDTLEIVSGGHFKATRHRVFKPPVDQLHEERLSLVLFNSSVGDLRMTPAKESPLIQREGCIEEQGVYKEFRDRTSEGKLVPTNREWREIQISTATDPTDREHNRVGVHQVLVDGKIMHQREYMGVKVLLPV, from the exons ATGGCACCCGCTACTCCTTTCCATCCACCTGCTGCCGACCTAACTGGCAAACCCTTTGTGCCAGATTGGGTTCCACCTCCCATCACAAAGCAGAATGAGAACTTTGCAAAGCTCAAATCTATTGACTTATCTTTGCTCGACTCAGACGATCCAACTGTCGTTGATAACCTCATCCAACAGGTCAAGGTTGCTATTCGCGATGACGGGTTCCTCTTCCTTGAAAACTATGGCATTACATTGGAACAG CTCCACCGACAGTTTGCTCTTGCGCAGTACCTATACAACAACATTAGTGAGGACGATAAAGAACGACTTCTCTTCAGTCCTGAGACAGGTGTGTGGTCTGGCTACAAGCATCCCTATGGATTCAAG CGTCACCGTGGACCCCCTGATGGCATCGAGCAATTCAATTGGTACAAGCCTGACTGGGAAGATATCAACCGTATCCCAAATTGTCTGCATCCCTTCATGGACGAAATCGAAGCGTTTTGTAATTACCTTACCCAGTCCGTCAATCGACGGCTCCTCACCGTCTTCTCGCGCGTTTTAGAGCTGCCCGACGACTACCTCTGGGAAAATGTACAATCACATGGCAGCCCAACTGGTGAAGGATACTTCCGCCATGCGCTCTTTCGACCTGTAAGGAAAGAAACCGAAGAGGCATCAAAGGGCCTGCGTATGCACGGCCATACTGACTTCGGCTTGACCACGTTGTTATTTTCCGTTCCCATCTCGTGCCTTCAAATCTGGGGCCGCGACGAGAAATGGTACTACGTTCCTTACAAGCCTGGCGCTCTCGTAATCAATATCGGCGACACCTTGGAGATTGTCTCCGGCGGTCACTTTAAGGCCACACGCCACCGCGTATTCAAGCCCCCGGTGGACCAACTACACGAAGAGCGTCTTTCTCTGGTGCTCTTTAACAGCTCCGTCGGCGATTTGCGCATGACTCCTGCAAAAG AATCACCACTTATTCAGCGAGAGGGCTGCATTGAAGAGCAAGGCGTTTACAAGGAATTTAGGGATCGCACATCAGAAGGCAAGCTTGTACCCACGAATCGCGAGTGGCGCGAGATCCAGATCTCCACGGCGACCGACCCAACAGATCGGGAGCACAACCGAGTTGGGGTTCATCAAGTGCTAGTCGACGGGAAAATCATGCATCAACGAGAATACATGGGAGTCAAAGTCCTCCTGCCTGTCTAA
- a CDS encoding uncharacterized protein (EggNog:ENOG41), with protein sequence MIDFVAGGEVPAYRPFQCLVCQSRFTRHENLKRHAALHARSHDKAALPCGVCEVTFSRHDLRHRHMKRKHPEHNDRRPVKKPRYQQAATTQVSDEGQCEGGDGALSPSSATSRRSSPPQQSGDEGEVEMESGLWHTELRYEQYHVDHGHPGCAENIYLPTGAPTSSEDGNRPIVAAQLMPQLPVIRTESTCTDDNVQAAAVLEQNLLMEATFLKPPLQFSTAMHPVAISPTSSFDIRWPSFDFNQDVPDRLLSNDRPRIHDDWYPSVSQVTEGCDLFFTYVSHFVPFLHRPTFDATLVAPHLVLAMLSLGYQYGEDPDRSDQTGSGASLSARCYHQARILNAAEEESADDTTQNILAVQTYLLLQICAMMYLCGSDSTYGLRMHSKMISLVRAGGLMQPVAMQSGTAENLESLWREFIKAESHKRTLFAVHQIDALWYQFLSIPRSISHLEFKHELPCSEDTWAASTPAEWAHRQLVMRHQSGPSVLYTDAVRRFLSPEADLDTIPAFDPYGAINIAQFLISSAREVSGWSTITGKLTMERIKPLRSSLIALSPFIHQQSGAGNTTHAALCEATWEAAMIELQLWSPSHTSGIVEGSMDAVLNKSVYLAPSCEILCESNTTKAIQPHVDWFLRYLDSTLSPASEAPWIALYAYRAFLIAWNLLQGSISGAMQAINIRDGDVEGALTWARKVFQRRQHWQLGKLVLSSLDALEKQVASWL encoded by the coding sequence ATGATCGATTTTGTTGCCGGCGGGGAAGTCCCAGCCTATCGTCCATTCCAATGCCTCGTCTGCCAAAGCCGGTTTACCCGACATGAGAACCTTAAGAGACATGCTGCACTTCACGCACGCTCGCATGACAAGGCGGCGCTTCCATGTGGTGTCTGCGAAGTCACTTTCTCACGCCATGATTTACGACATCGTCACATGAAGAGGAAACACCCAGAGCACAACGATAGGCGGCCTGTAAAGAAGCCGCGATACCAGCAGGCGGCAACAACACAAGTGAGTGATGAAGGGCAATGTGAGGGAGGAGACGGGGCGCTATCTCCATCCTCTGCAACGAGTCGGCGAAGTTCGCCTCCTCAGCAGTCGGGCGATGAAGGTGAGGTAGAAATGGAAAGCGGACTATGGCACACGGAGCTACGGTACGAGCAGTATCATGTCGATCACGGACATCCTGGCTGCGCAGAAAACATCTATCTTCCGACAGGCGCGCCCACCAGCTCCGAAGACGGCAATAGACCAATTGTCGCGGCCCAGCTGATGCCGCAACTGCCCGTGATCAGGACCGAATCAACATGTACCGACGATAATGttcaagctgcagctgtctTGGAACAGAACCTGTTGATGGAAGCGACATTTCTCAAGCCTCCGCTGCAGTTTAGCACCGCAATGCATCCGGTGGCAATTTCGCCAACATCTTCATTTGACATCCGATGGCCTAGCTTTGACTTCAATCAAGATGTCCCGGATAGATTGCTATCGAATGACCGCCCCCGGATACATGATGATTGGTATCCCTCTGTCTCGCAGGTCACCGAAGGCTGCGATCTCTTCTTTACCTACGTCTCGCACTTCGTCCCCTTTCTACACCGGCCCACATTTGATGCCACACTCGTTGCTCCTCACTTGGTCCTTGCCATGCTATCCCTTGGCTATCAATACGGCGAGGATCCAGACCGCAGCGACCAGACAGGCTCAGGCGCCAGCTTATCAGCGCGATGCTACCATCAAGCTCGGATCCTTAAcgccgctgaagaagagagtgcGGATGATACGACTCAAAATATCCTCGCTGTTCAGACGTATCTGCTACTTCAGATCTGTGCTATGATGTATCTATGTGGTAGTGACTCGACGTATGGCCTCAGGATGCACTCCAAGATGATTTCCCTTGTTCGGGCTGGAGGACTAATGCAACCAGTAGCAATGCAGTCTGGCACAGCAGAAAATCTAGAGTCACTGTGGCGGGAATTTATCAAAGCCGAGTCCCACAAACGAACCCTTTTTGCCGTACACCAGATCGATGCGCTCTGGTATCAGTTCCTGTCCATCCCGCGATCCATCTCGCATCTTGAATTCAAGCATGAGTTGCCCTGCTCGGAGGATACCTGGGCGGCATCCACACCCGCCGAGTGGGCGCATCGGCAGCTTGTTATGAGGCATCAATCTGGGCCATCAGTGCTGTATACAGACGCTGTCAGACGGTTCTTATCCCCCGAAGCGGACCTTGACACCATTCCAGCATTTGACCCGTATGGAGCTATCAACATTGCGCAGTTCCTAATCTCTAGCGCACGTGAAGTATCTGGCTGGTCTACCATAACAGGAAAGCTGACAATGGAGAGAATCAAGCCTCTGAGGTCATCACTCATTGCGCTCAGCCCCTTCATCCACCAGCAATCTGGAGCTGGAAACACAACACACGCAGCATTATGCGAGGCGACATGGGAAGCCGCCATGATTGAGCTGCAGCTCTGGTCGCCGTCACATACTAGTGGCATCGTGGAAGGGAGTATGGATGCAGTATTGAATAAATCGGTTTATCTGGCACCTTCATGTGAAATCCTATGCGAGTCTAACACTACCAAGGCTATCCAACCCCATGTTGATTGGTTCTTGCGCTATCTAGATTCAACACTCTCACCTGCCTCTGAGGCACCATGGATTGCTTTATATGCATACCGAGCTTTCTTGATTGCCTGGAACCTCTTACAGGGAAGCATTTCAGGCGCGATGCAGGCAATTAACATCCGTGACGGTGATGTGGAGGGAGCTTTGACGTGGGCCAGGAAAGTCTTTCAGCGACGGCAGCACTGGCAACTTGGTAAGCTCGTTTTATCGAGTTTGGATGCTCTTGAGAAACAAGTAGCTTCATGGCTTTAA